The following proteins come from a genomic window of bacterium:
- a CDS encoding ribonuclease H-like domain-containing protein: MSIYLDIETNRSGEITVLGFFSAAGGFVQMVKPDITRDKFIAALPGTASRIVTYNGNSFDLNVIWKRLGINLRDIYESCDLRWICQREGLTGGMKAVESTLNISRTTMGVDGREALYLWDKFVFEGDRKALELLLEYNKEDVLNLIKIEKKLIERNIYMPASGD; encoded by the coding sequence ATGAGCATTTATCTTGATATAGAAACAAACCGGTCCGGAGAAATAACGGTGCTGGGATTTTTCAGCGCCGCCGGAGGTTTTGTCCAGATGGTTAAGCCCGACATAACAAGGGATAAGTTTATTGCGGCCCTTCCCGGAACGGCTTCCAGGATAGTTACGTATAACGGGAACAGTTTTGATTTAAATGTTATATGGAAAAGACTCGGAATTAACCTGCGTGATATCTATGAATCCTGCGATTTGCGGTGGATATGCCAGAGAGAAGGGTTAACGGGAGGAATGAAGGCGGTTGAATCAACACTTAATATATCGAGGACAACAATGGGGGTTGACGGGCGGGAGGCTCTGTATTTATGGGATAAATTCGTTTTTGAGGGTGACAGGAAAGCGCTTGAACTGCTTTTGGAGTACAATAAGGAGGATGTCCTTAACCTTATTAAGATAGAAAAAAAGCTTATAGAACGGAATATTTATATGCCTGCATCAGGTGATTGA
- a CDS encoding tetratricopeptide repeat protein yields MVDLKDKSSGKYLILALYLFIFPFCGAYAQQNWVSEGGVIDPLKEDQRVKEARDKLTESENLYGANDPVVARDIFKLASIYYEYGRYDEAEELYKRALSIREKVLGSGDKSITPILISLAELYENKKEYNEAEYYYKKTIELKEKILGSDNPSLAVTMNNLAILYEIQGNYDQAELLYNKALNIKRSVYGKNHPGISITLNNLGLFCYKQGEFDKASGFFQEALDLRISLYGSEHPAVARIMDNLAMTYIRTGKIDEAEALLRASLQIKEKVPGENKLDSADTMSKLGELYSMQGRYQEALVLHKQAFSVRDKLLKQNDPRLLMSLNNLALAYIFSGKYEEAEQLLNRLLEVKKTEGMENKEGALVYNNIGLLYMHQGKFDDAEKMFKSAVALTGTMDIGRAVILDNLGELYIRAAKYDLSEQSYMNAVEIKRETLGEEDPSVFLSMSGLAKVYSEKARYEEAEKIYAKALEVIKENFGEKSGKTALLVNNIAELKREQGSLAEAEKYFKEALDIRLDLYGPDNLPVSGSLNNQGVIFRDLKKVDESEPVYQQALKTRHDLLGTESLELASTMNNLADLYVLQGRYEESEGYLKEALRIREKFLDDGHPDIADTLNGMGVLYVKWNKLGEAAPLLKRSLASRKNFFGGEHPSVAVSLNNMGWLLKKQGKFPEAENFYKASLEMKTGILGEGHPSVAVTLNNMGVLYLAMEKEEAAEPYFQKALAIKKEVFGGESPDIASILKKLAAIYLLREDVRKAELPIQEALQMSGKIYGENDLRVAYCIDLMGIYNYMMGVHDEADSLFKASARIRQGNKGMEDLNGYDMLMLLSKLFRKIGMIDKAQKIEKSARDILQNPGNYLTDK; encoded by the coding sequence ATGGTGGATTTAAAAGATAAGTCGTCGGGCAAATATCTGATACTGGCATTATACCTGTTTATTTTCCCTTTTTGCGGGGCTTATGCTCAGCAAAACTGGGTTTCCGAGGGAGGGGTTATAGATCCTCTTAAGGAAGATCAAAGGGTTAAAGAAGCCCGGGACAAGTTGACGGAGTCCGAAAATCTTTACGGCGCGAATGATCCTGTTGTCGCGAGAGATATTTTTAAACTGGCGTCAATATATTATGAATACGGCAGATATGACGAAGCCGAAGAACTATACAAAAGAGCCCTTTCAATACGTGAAAAAGTTTTAGGGTCCGGCGATAAGAGTATCACCCCGATCCTGATTTCCCTGGCTGAGTTATATGAGAACAAAAAGGAATATAATGAAGCGGAATATTATTATAAAAAAACGATAGAATTAAAGGAAAAAATTCTTGGTTCTGATAATCCCTCCCTTGCCGTAACAATGAACAATCTGGCTATTCTTTATGAGATTCAGGGGAATTATGATCAGGCTGAACTGCTCTATAATAAAGCGTTGAATATAAAAAGGTCGGTTTACGGGAAAAATCATCCCGGCATTTCAATCACACTTAATAATCTTGGGCTGTTCTGCTATAAACAGGGTGAATTTGATAAGGCCTCCGGTTTTTTTCAGGAAGCATTGGATTTAAGGATTTCTCTTTATGGAAGCGAGCACCCTGCCGTAGCCAGAATAATGGATAATCTTGCCATGACTTATATAAGAACGGGTAAGATTGACGAAGCAGAGGCTCTGTTAAGGGCTTCCCTGCAGATCAAAGAAAAAGTTCCCGGAGAAAATAAGCTTGATTCCGCCGATACGATGAGCAAGCTGGGAGAACTTTATAGCATGCAGGGCAGGTATCAAGAGGCTTTGGTTCTGCATAAACAGGCTTTTTCTGTAAGGGATAAACTTTTGAAACAGAATGACCCGCGGCTTCTTATGTCCCTGAACAATCTGGCCCTGGCTTATATCTTTTCGGGAAAATATGAAGAAGCGGAACAACTTTTAAACAGGCTTCTCGAGGTTAAAAAGACAGAGGGTATGGAAAATAAGGAAGGGGCTCTTGTATATAACAATATAGGGTTATTGTATATGCATCAGGGGAAATTCGATGATGCGGAAAAAATGTTTAAAAGCGCTGTTGCCCTGACGGGGACAATGGATATAGGCAGGGCTGTTATACTTGATAATCTGGGCGAATTATATATCAGGGCCGCGAAATATGACCTTTCAGAGCAGAGTTATATGAATGCTGTTGAAATAAAAAGGGAAACCCTGGGCGAGGAAGACCCTTCAGTGTTTTTAAGCATGAGCGGTTTAGCCAAAGTGTATTCGGAAAAAGCCCGGTATGAAGAAGCGGAAAAAATCTACGCAAAGGCGCTTGAAGTCATAAAAGAAAATTTTGGTGAAAAAAGCGGGAAAACGGCTTTATTGGTTAATAATATAGCGGAACTTAAAAGAGAACAGGGGTCTTTAGCGGAAGCCGAAAAATATTTCAAGGAAGCCCTGGACATCAGGTTGGACCTTTACGGGCCCGATAACCTGCCCGTAAGCGGGTCATTGAACAATCAGGGTGTTATTTTCAGAGATTTGAAAAAAGTTGATGAGTCTGAGCCTGTTTATCAACAGGCGCTGAAAACCAGGCATGATTTGCTGGGAACGGAAAGCCTTGAACTTGCGTCAACAATGAACAATCTTGCGGATCTTTATGTTTTGCAGGGCCGTTATGAAGAATCCGAAGGTTATCTGAAAGAAGCTCTGAGAATAAGGGAAAAATTCCTGGATGACGGGCACCCCGACATTGCCGATACGCTCAACGGCATGGGGGTTTTGTATGTTAAATGGAATAAACTTGGTGAGGCCGCTCCGTTACTCAAGCGGTCTCTTGCCTCCAGGAAAAATTTTTTCGGGGGTGAACACCCGAGTGTAGCGGTATCGCTGAATAATATGGGTTGGCTTTTGAAGAAACAGGGCAAGTTTCCGGAAGCGGAAAATTTCTACAAAGCTTCGCTGGAAATGAAAACGGGTATCCTGGGTGAGGGACATCCTTCCGTGGCGGTAACTCTCAATAACATGGGAGTCCTGTATCTCGCGATGGAGAAAGAAGAGGCCGCAGAACCGTACTTTCAGAAAGCCCTGGCGATTAAAAAAGAAGTTTTTGGCGGTGAAAGCCCGGATATCGCGTCAATTTTAAAAAAACTGGCGGCTATATACCTGCTCCGCGAAGATGTGAGAAAAGCAGAACTTCCGATTCAGGAAGCGCTGCAGATGAGCGGGAAAATATACGGGGAAAATGACTTAAGAGTCGCGTATTGTATTGACCTGATGGGTATATATAACTATATGATGGGGGTACATGACGAGGCGGATTCTTTATTTAAAGCGTCGGCCCGGATCCGCCAGGGCAATAAGGGAATGGAAGATTTAAACGGGTATGATATGCTCATGCTGCTCTCGAAGCTTTTTAGAAAAATAGGGATGATAGATAAAGCTCAGAAAATAGAAAAAAGCGCCAGGGATATACTTCAAAATCCGGGAAATTATCTGACTGACAAATGA
- the radC gene encoding DNA repair protein RadC, translated as MSSDYLGHRKRLRARYEASSFAGWQDYEIVEFILFYALPRKDTKSLAKKLIKQFKSIKGLIDADPDDIKTVAGVGQNVLNIISVIKDVAELYLKQKTFDNKSVKSAADVCDYLRISMQSEKDELLKVLYLNASNKILGDDIISRGTVDRAPVYPRKVVENAVKRKAVNVILAHNHPSGSLRPSGEDRSMTEKLKSALSLVDVTVIDHIIIGLDSYFSFSENGLI; from the coding sequence ATGAGTTCTGATTATCTGGGACACAGGAAAAGGTTAAGAGCAAGATACGAAGCCAGCAGCTTTGCGGGTTGGCAGGATTATGAAATTGTTGAATTCATATTGTTCTATGCCCTGCCCCGCAAAGACACAAAAAGCCTCGCGAAAAAACTGATAAAACAGTTTAAATCCATAAAAGGTTTGATTGATGCTGATCCCGATGACATCAAAACTGTTGCCGGCGTCGGACAAAATGTTCTAAACATCATAAGTGTCATTAAAGACGTAGCGGAACTTTATCTGAAACAGAAAACTTTTGATAACAAATCCGTTAAATCAGCCGCGGATGTGTGCGATTACCTGCGCATTTCCATGCAATCGGAAAAAGACGAATTATTGAAGGTTTTGTATTTAAACGCCTCGAACAAGATACTCGGAGACGATATAATAAGCAGAGGAACAGTGGACAGGGCGCCGGTGTATCCGAGAAAAGTTGTTGAAAATGCGGTAAAAAGGAAAGCTGTTAATGTGATTTTGGCGCACAACCACCCCAGCGGAAGCTTGCGTCCGTCCGGGGAAGACAGAAGTATGACGGAAAAATTAAAGAGCGCGTTATCATTGGTGGATGTTACTGTAATAGACCATATTATCATAGGGCTGGATAGCTATTTTAGTTTCAGCGAAAACGGGCTTATCTAA
- a CDS encoding cupin domain-containing protein: MDIKIINNPSKEQLAEMGVFDWPVWEKEASSFPWHYDERETCYILEGEVTVTPQGGRGVKFGAGDLVIFPEKMDCTWEISKAVKKHYNFG, from the coding sequence ATGGATATAAAAATAATCAATAACCCTTCCAAAGAACAACTGGCTGAAATGGGGGTATTCGACTGGCCTGTATGGGAAAAAGAGGCATCCTCTTTTCCCTGGCATTACGATGAAAGGGAAACGTGCTATATATTGGAAGGAGAAGTTACAGTGACACCACAGGGCGGCAGGGGCGTAAAATTCGGCGCCGGCGATCTTGTAATCTTTCCTGAAAAAATGGATTGCACATGGGAAATAAGCAAAGCGGTAAAAAAACATTATAATTTCGGTTGA